The proteins below are encoded in one region of Limnohabitans sp. 63ED37-2:
- a CDS encoding ankyrin repeat domain-containing protein, which produces MKHFNLSKKIVVFIGFILSSTFSLAGSYEDFFKALQSDNVRVVQGLLQRGFDPNTVNPDGIPALMLAVREPSLKVAELLAAHPKTKVEVRNDKDESVLMLAALRGYLALVEKLVENDADVNKTGWTPLHYAASRGHVPVIMHLLEHSAYIDAESPNGTTPLMMAAMYGSPESVKALIQAGADPTLKNQLGLSALDFAVRGQRQNSIELMQAGLARWAARQKRSSASQTSGAESAPVAR; this is translated from the coding sequence ATGAAACACTTTAATTTATCAAAAAAGATTGTTGTTTTTATTGGGTTTATTTTATCAAGCACTTTCAGCTTGGCCGGTTCCTATGAAGACTTCTTCAAAGCCCTTCAGTCGGACAATGTTCGTGTGGTTCAGGGCTTGTTGCAGCGTGGATTCGACCCCAACACCGTCAACCCCGATGGCATTCCAGCTTTGATGTTGGCAGTCCGAGAACCTTCTCTGAAAGTGGCCGAATTGTTGGCGGCACACCCCAAAACCAAGGTCGAGGTTCGCAATGACAAAGACGAAAGCGTGCTCATGCTCGCGGCTCTCAGGGGATATTTGGCCTTGGTTGAAAAGCTGGTCGAAAACGATGCCGATGTGAACAAAACTGGCTGGACACCTTTGCATTACGCGGCTTCAAGGGGGCATGTGCCTGTGATCATGCATTTGCTGGAACACAGTGCTTACATTGACGCCGAATCGCCCAACGGCACCACGCCCTTGATGATGGCTGCGATGTACGGCAGCCCAGAATCCGTCAAAGCGCTCATTCAGGCTGGTGCCGACCCCACACTCAAAAACCAATTGGGCCTGAGTGCGCTTGATTTTGCAGTCCGCGGTCAGAGGCAAAACTCGATCGAGTTGATGCAAGCAGGCTTGGCACGATGGGCAGCTCGCCAAAAGAGATCTTCCGCAAGTCAGACCAGTGGCGCTGAGTCTGCACCTGTGGCTCGCTAA
- a CDS encoding TatD family hydrolase has product MYTDSHCHLNFPELMIELDNIQQAMVAAQVTRALVICTTLEKFDEVHGLAMANSNMWATVGVHPDNEGVLEPSLQDLLDGAARPKVVAIGETGLDYYQMDERKGGRTVADMEWQRERFRTHIQAGRQTQLPLVIHTRQASDDTIAILKEEGETGGEGCAGGVFHCFTESQQVARAALDLGFYISFSGILTFKTAADLREVAKFVPDDRLLIETDSPYLAPVPYRGKTNNPSYVPYVAKLLAELRGSTSEAVGELTTRNFLQLFSRTGA; this is encoded by the coding sequence ATGTACACCGATTCCCATTGCCATCTGAATTTTCCCGAGTTAATGATTGAACTGGACAACATCCAGCAGGCCATGGTCGCCGCCCAAGTGACCCGCGCCTTGGTAATTTGCACCACGCTGGAGAAATTCGACGAAGTGCATGGCCTGGCCATGGCCAACAGCAACATGTGGGCCACGGTGGGTGTTCATCCTGACAACGAAGGCGTACTTGAGCCCAGCCTGCAGGACTTGCTGGACGGCGCCGCCCGCCCCAAAGTGGTGGCGATTGGCGAGACCGGCTTGGATTACTACCAAATGGACGAGCGCAAAGGTGGACGCACCGTGGCCGACATGGAATGGCAGCGCGAGCGTTTTCGCACCCACATCCAAGCGGGGAGGCAAACCCAATTGCCATTGGTGATTCATACACGTCAGGCTTCGGATGACACCATTGCCATCTTGAAAGAAGAGGGCGAAACGGGTGGGGAAGGGTGTGCGGGCGGTGTTTTCCATTGCTTCACCGAAAGCCAACAGGTGGCTCGTGCTGCTTTGGACTTGGGGTTCTACATCTCGTTTTCCGGGATCCTGACTTTCAAAACGGCGGCCGACTTGCGTGAAGTGGCCAAGTTTGTGCCCGATGACCGGCTGCTCATCGAAACCGACAGCCCTTATTTGGCCCCTGTGCCTTATCGGGGAAAGACCAACAACCCTTCGTATGTACCTTATGTGGCCAAGTTGTTGGCCGAGTTGCGTGGCTCTACTTCGGAGGCCGTGGGCGAGTTGACGACGCGCAATTTCCTGCAGTTGTTCTCAAGAACTGGCGCCTGA
- a CDS encoding DNA polymerase encodes MSAVLNAPWIARQATDLLAQRGHAWLLQGPSGLGQYELALALSSAWLCEKPTAQGACGDCPSCHAVAVHTHADLAVLMPETVMIELGWPLSEKAQDEIDKKTRKPSKEIRVDAMRDAVEFSQRTDARGRGKAVLVFPAERMNTITANALLKTLEEPPGDVRFVLATEASHMLLPTIRSRCLAHTMKWPEADEALPWLTNQGVPAAVAQDLLRSAGGRPADVLRQVESGLSPDWWTHLPKAMRQGDARHLADLSPAQAIDALQKLCHDLVLRQSGAVPRFFEASQLPPSTASVAVLTDWFKRLMQSARTAEHPFNAGLMLEALTADAHQTLMSKG; translated from the coding sequence ATGAGCGCCGTTTTGAACGCCCCCTGGATTGCCCGGCAGGCCACCGATTTGCTGGCCCAGCGAGGTCATGCCTGGTTGCTTCAAGGTCCATCGGGCCTCGGCCAATACGAGTTGGCGTTGGCTTTGTCATCGGCCTGGCTGTGCGAAAAACCCACAGCACAAGGCGCCTGCGGCGACTGCCCCAGTTGCCACGCGGTTGCCGTGCACACCCACGCCGACTTGGCGGTACTGATGCCCGAGACGGTGATGATCGAGCTGGGCTGGCCCTTGTCCGAAAAGGCCCAGGACGAAATCGACAAAAAAACCCGCAAACCCAGCAAAGAGATCCGGGTCGATGCGATGCGCGACGCGGTGGAGTTTTCTCAGCGCACCGATGCGCGAGGACGCGGCAAGGCGGTGCTGGTGTTTCCAGCCGAGCGCATGAACACCATCACGGCCAATGCGCTTCTCAAAACCCTGGAAGAGCCGCCCGGCGACGTGCGCTTTGTACTGGCCACCGAGGCCAGTCACATGCTGCTGCCCACCATCCGCAGCCGCTGCTTGGCCCACACGATGAAGTGGCCCGAAGCCGATGAGGCACTCCCGTGGCTCACAAATCAAGGTGTGCCCGCCGCTGTGGCGCAAGACTTGCTGCGCAGTGCGGGCGGCCGTCCTGCCGATGTGCTGCGCCAGGTCGAATCCGGTTTGTCACCTGATTGGTGGACCCATTTGCCCAAGGCCATGCGCCAAGGCGATGCCCGGCACTTGGCCGATTTGAGCCCGGCCCAGGCCATCGACGCTTTGCAAAAGCTTTGTCACGACCTGGTGCTTCGCCAATCCGGTGCTGTGCCGAGGTTCTTTGAGGCCTCGCAATTGCCGCCCAGTACGGCGTCTGTGGCGGTGCTGACCGACTGGTTCAAGCGGCTGATGCAGTCGGCCCGCACGGCCGAACACCCTTTTAACGCCGGTCTGATGCTCGAAGCCCTCACCGCTGATGCCCACCAAACCCTGATGTCCAAGGGCTGA
- the tmk gene encoding dTMP kinase, which produces MTRGLFISFEGIDGAGKSTHIARVAELFRQAGRAVVLTREPGGTPLSEKLRELVLHAAMDPLTEALLMFAARREHLVQVIEPALARGEVVLCDRFTDATFAYQGGGRGFEWQVLGELERMVQALPDGSLRQPDLTVWFDLDPVIAAERLASARVPDKFESQPADFFAAVRAGYARRQAEMPSRFARIDAAQTMEAVGDDVSRTVRFWLQRNDG; this is translated from the coding sequence ATGACACGCGGTTTGTTCATCAGTTTTGAAGGCATCGACGGTGCGGGCAAGTCCACGCACATCGCCCGCGTGGCCGAACTGTTTCGCCAAGCGGGCAGGGCAGTGGTACTGACCCGCGAGCCGGGCGGCACGCCGCTGTCTGAAAAGTTGCGTGAGCTGGTTCTGCACGCGGCGATGGACCCCTTGACCGAAGCACTGCTGATGTTCGCGGCCCGCCGCGAACATCTGGTGCAGGTGATCGAGCCCGCATTGGCCCGGGGTGAGGTGGTTTTGTGCGACCGGTTCACCGACGCCACCTTCGCCTACCAAGGCGGTGGCCGTGGCTTTGAGTGGCAGGTCTTGGGTGAGCTTGAGCGCATGGTGCAAGCCTTGCCTGACGGCTCTTTGCGCCAACCCGACCTCACCGTTTGGTTCGACCTGGATCCCGTGATCGCGGCTGAGCGGCTGGCTTCGGCCCGGGTGCCGGACAAGTTCGAATCCCAACCAGCTGACTTTTTTGCCGCTGTGCGGGCCGGTTACGCCCGCCGCCAAGCCGAGATGCCCAGCCGTTTTGCCCGCATCGACGCTGCGCAAACCATGGAAGCCGTGGGCGATGATGTCTCCCGTACCGTGCGCTTTTGGCTGCAAAGGAATGATGGATGA
- the mltG gene encoding endolytic transglycosylase MltG encodes MAVLKGLMKWMVGLLLVALGLLGGAFWWVQQPLDNRQTPLDLSIEPGTSAQGIAQAVADAGAQTSPTLLYAWFRLSGQSRQMRAGSYEIAPGTTPERLLRMLVRGEESLRTVTVVEGWNWRQVRQALGKAENLKPDSRALSDEALMAQLGRPGVAPEGRFYPDTYSYAKGTSDLAVLQRAMKAMDKHLQQAWEARQPGSALQSPEQALILASIVEKETGKAEDRGQISGVFNNRLRIGMRLQTDPTVIYGLGEAFDGNLRRVHLTTDNPWNTYTRAGLPPTPIAMPGKASLLAAVQPAKTSAIYFVAKGDGSSHFSATLDEHNRAVNRYQRSQK; translated from the coding sequence ATGGCTGTGCTCAAAGGCTTGATGAAGTGGATGGTCGGCCTGTTGCTGGTGGCCTTGGGCCTGCTGGGCGGCGCTTTCTGGTGGGTTCAGCAGCCGCTGGATAACCGCCAGACCCCACTCGATTTGTCGATCGAGCCCGGCACCTCGGCGCAAGGCATTGCCCAAGCGGTGGCCGATGCGGGCGCTCAAACCTCGCCCACACTGCTCTACGCTTGGTTCCGTTTATCAGGCCAATCACGCCAAATGCGGGCAGGCAGTTATGAAATTGCGCCAGGCACAACACCAGAGCGTCTGCTGCGCATGCTGGTGCGGGGTGAGGAAAGCCTGCGCACCGTGACCGTGGTGGAGGGCTGGAACTGGCGACAAGTGCGTCAGGCCTTGGGCAAAGCCGAAAACCTGAAACCCGACAGCCGCGCCCTGTCAGATGAGGCTTTGATGGCGCAGCTGGGCCGCCCCGGTGTGGCCCCGGAAGGGCGTTTTTACCCAGACACCTACTCGTACGCGAAGGGCACCAGTGATCTGGCGGTGTTGCAGCGGGCCATGAAAGCCATGGACAAACACCTGCAGCAGGCGTGGGAAGCTCGGCAACCGGGCTCTGCTTTGCAATCCCCAGAGCAAGCGTTGATTTTGGCGAGTATTGTCGAAAAAGAAACGGGCAAAGCCGAAGACCGGGGGCAGATTTCGGGTGTTTTTAACAACCGCTTGCGCATCGGCATGCGCCTACAAACCGACCCGACGGTGATTTATGGTCTGGGCGAGGCGTTTGACGGCAATTTGCGGCGGGTCCACCTCACCACCGACAACCCCTGGAACACCTACACCCGGGCCGGGCTGCCGCCCACGCCCATCGCCATGCCGGGCAAAGCATCTTTGCTGGCTGCTGTTCAACCGGCCAAAACTTCTGCCATTTACTTTGTGGCCAAAGGCGACGGCAGCAGCCACTTCAGTGCGACGCTGGACGAGCACAACCGGGCCGTGAACCGTTACCAAAGAAGCCAAAAGTAG
- the ygfZ gene encoding CAF17-like 4Fe-4S cluster assembly/insertion protein YgfZ, with the protein MNSPAVFSPELQSHLNGSCPLPHWGVIQAHGEDAANFLHNQLSNDVLLLPVGQSRLAAFCSAKGRMQASFIVIKTAPDTILLVLSLDLLAQTLKRLSMFVVRAKVKMSDATGQWQLRGLMGDSARAAVGQAAPWQTTAQDGVHTVALYPAVLGESHIPRALWIAPAGHALPAGADAPTDLWQWAEVMSGLTLVSQPVFEAFVPQMLNYESVGGVNFKKGCYPGQEVVARSQFRGTLKRRTALVHSPVALAAGQDIFTPADPEQPCATVVLCAARPDGQGFDALVSGTTESLQTGWRVGSSEGESLALLPLPYPLLADI; encoded by the coding sequence ATGAACAGCCCTGCAGTTTTCAGCCCTGAGCTTCAAAGCCATTTGAATGGCAGTTGCCCCCTGCCCCATTGGGGCGTGATCCAGGCCCATGGTGAGGACGCTGCCAACTTTTTGCACAATCAACTGAGCAACGACGTGCTGCTCTTGCCCGTGGGCCAATCACGACTGGCGGCTTTCTGCTCGGCCAAAGGCCGCATGCAGGCCAGCTTTATCGTCATCAAAACTGCGCCAGACACCATTTTGCTGGTCTTGAGCCTGGATTTGCTCGCCCAGACCCTTAAGCGCCTGTCCATGTTTGTGGTGCGGGCCAAAGTCAAAATGAGCGACGCCACGGGTCAATGGCAATTGCGCGGCTTGATGGGCGACAGCGCCCGGGCTGCAGTGGGCCAGGCCGCGCCTTGGCAAACCACGGCCCAGGATGGCGTGCACACTGTGGCGCTTTATCCCGCCGTACTGGGCGAGTCCCACATTCCCCGCGCTTTGTGGATCGCCCCTGCTGGACATGCGCTGCCTGCTGGTGCAGATGCACCCACCGATCTGTGGCAATGGGCCGAAGTGATGAGCGGCCTGACTTTGGTCAGCCAACCCGTTTTCGAGGCTTTTGTGCCCCAAATGCTCAATTACGAATCGGTGGGCGGTGTGAATTTCAAAAAAGGCTGCTACCCCGGACAAGAAGTGGTGGCCCGCAGCCAGTTCCGTGGAACGCTCAAGCGCCGCACAGCCCTTGTGCACAGCCCAGTGGCCTTGGCCGCCGGGCAAGACATCTTCACGCCCGCCGACCCCGAGCAGCCCTGCGCCACCGTGGTGCTGTGTGCCGCCCGCCCGGATGGGCAGGGTTTTGACGCACTGGTCAGCGGCACCACCGAGAGCCTGCAAACTGGTTGGCGTGTGGGCAGTTCAGAAGGCGAGTCTTTGGCTCTTTTGCCCCTGCCCTATCCGCTGCTGGCAGACATCTGA
- a CDS encoding YbgC/FadM family acyl-CoA thioesterase, whose translation MKRQDFRFSHRMRVRWVEVDMQKIVFNGHYLMYFDTAVTDYWRQLAMPYAETMHQLGGDLFVKKASVEYHASAEMDDFLDVCMRCDRVGNSSMTFAGAIFRGDELLITSELVYVYADPVAKKNQPIAAPLRDMLEGFERGEDMVQVHVGSWHDFQKLASPLRHEVFVQEQKVPVELELDHEDETALHAVALNRMGFCLATGRLIQHAPGVARIGRMAVKKQMRGSDLGRRVLHALMDAAQHRGDKEVILHAQCCAEGFYKRSGFTPHGAIFEDAGIAHIEMVRQL comes from the coding sequence ATGAAACGCCAAGACTTCCGTTTTTCTCACCGCATGCGCGTGCGCTGGGTTGAAGTGGACATGCAAAAGATCGTGTTCAACGGTCACTACCTCATGTACTTTGACACCGCCGTGACCGATTACTGGCGGCAGTTGGCCATGCCCTACGCTGAGACCATGCACCAGCTTGGTGGTGACTTGTTCGTCAAAAAGGCCAGCGTCGAGTACCACGCCAGCGCCGAGATGGACGATTTTCTGGATGTCTGCATGCGCTGCGACCGGGTGGGCAACTCGTCCATGACGTTTGCGGGGGCGATTTTTCGGGGTGATGAGTTGTTGATCACCAGCGAACTGGTCTATGTGTACGCCGACCCGGTGGCCAAAAAGAACCAGCCCATTGCGGCCCCGCTGCGCGACATGCTGGAGGGCTTTGAGCGCGGCGAAGACATGGTTCAGGTGCATGTGGGCTCGTGGCACGACTTCCAGAAACTGGCCAGCCCGCTGCGCCACGAGGTGTTTGTACAAGAGCAAAAAGTTCCGGTTGAATTGGAGTTGGACCACGAAGACGAGACCGCCTTGCACGCCGTGGCACTCAACCGCATGGGCTTTTGCCTGGCCACGGGCCGCTTGATCCAACACGCCCCCGGTGTGGCCCGCATTGGACGCATGGCGGTCAAAAAGCAGATGCGCGGCAGCGACCTGGGCCGCCGCGTGCTGCACGCCCTGATGGACGCGGCGCAGCACCGGGGTGACAAAGAGGTGATCCTTCACGCCCAATGCTGTGCCGAAGGCTTTTACAAACGTTCAGGCTTTACCCCGCATGGGGCGATTTTTGAAGATGCGGGGATTGCGCACATCGAGATGGTGCGCCAGCTTTAA
- a CDS encoding alpha/beta hydrolase, giving the protein MSSHHSNPRDLLNAATRSLIERVHRAGRPPMAAMTPAQARAFYDIGGPMLDLQPAPKVNRVEDILIPARDGHAMPARLYAPRSDVALPVLMYIHGGGFSVGSLTTHDVLCRQLSRLGHCVVVSLDYRLAPEHRFPTAVHDSWDALHWLHHNGQTLGLDTTRLAVGGDSAGGTLAAVCALMARDAGLPLRLQLLFYPGCIARQDTASHHTFAEGFMLDKGTVDWFFDNYIDQADRDDWRFAPMNANDHTGLAPAWIGLAECDPLVDEGVQYADTLRMAGVAVDLEIYKGVVHGFITMGRAIPDALQAHADAGRALKHAFES; this is encoded by the coding sequence ATGAGCAGCCACCACTCCAACCCTCGCGACTTGCTGAACGCCGCCACGCGCAGTTTGATCGAGCGGGTACACCGCGCAGGCCGTCCACCGATGGCCGCCATGACGCCCGCACAGGCTAGAGCGTTTTACGACATTGGCGGGCCTATGCTCGACCTGCAGCCTGCGCCCAAAGTCAACCGGGTAGAAGACATTCTCATACCCGCACGCGATGGCCACGCCATGCCCGCCCGGCTGTATGCCCCGCGCAGCGATGTTGCTTTGCCTGTGCTGATGTACATCCACGGCGGTGGTTTCTCGGTCGGGAGCCTGACGACCCACGACGTGCTGTGTCGCCAACTCTCGCGCCTGGGTCACTGCGTCGTGGTGTCGCTCGATTACCGGCTGGCGCCCGAGCACCGCTTTCCAACGGCGGTGCACGACAGTTGGGACGCCTTGCACTGGCTCCACCATAACGGTCAGACCTTGGGTTTGGACACCACACGCCTGGCCGTGGGCGGCGACAGCGCGGGCGGCACTTTGGCCGCCGTGTGCGCCCTGATGGCCCGTGATGCCGGTCTGCCCCTGCGCCTGCAGCTGCTGTTTTACCCTGGCTGCATCGCCCGGCAAGACACCGCTTCGCACCACACCTTTGCAGAAGGCTTCATGCTCGACAAGGGGACAGTGGATTGGTTTTTTGACAACTACATCGACCAGGCTGACCGCGATGATTGGCGCTTTGCCCCCATGAATGCAAACGATCACACAGGCTTGGCTCCCGCCTGGATCGGTCTGGCCGAATGCGACCCGCTGGTGGACGAGGGCGTGCAATACGCCGATACCCTGCGCATGGCGGGTGTGGCGGTTGATCTGGAGATTTACAAAGGCGTGGTGCATGGTTTTATCACCATGGGCCGCGCCATTCCTGACGCCCTGCAAGCGCACGCCGATGCGGGCCGGGCCTTAAAACATGCTTTTGAAAGTTGA
- a CDS encoding iron-containing alcohol dehydrogenase, which yields MSFINYVTQIQIDFGAVKLLQAECERVGIRKPLIVTDAGVKAAGVLQKALDALPDLPVTVFDQTPSNPTESAVRAAAAMYKQHGCDGLIAVGGGSAIDCAKGVAIAVSHEGPLKTYATIEGGSLKITDRVAPIIAVPTTSGTGSEVARGAILILDDGRKVGFHSWFIVPKAAICDPELTFGLPPILTAATGMDAVAHCMETFMAAPFNPPADGIALDGLARGWAHIERATVNGQDRDARLNMMSASMQGAMAFQKGLGCVHSLSHSLGGVNPRLHHGTLNAMFLPAVVKFNAAAESVQKENRLNRMAQAMGLQSGSDIPDAIRDMCARLGLPTGLGAMGVTEGLFDQVITGALADHCHKTNPRIASADEYRDMLLTSM from the coding sequence ATGTCCTTCATCAACTATGTCACCCAGATCCAGATCGACTTTGGCGCAGTGAAACTGTTGCAAGCCGAGTGTGAGCGTGTGGGCATCCGCAAGCCCCTGATCGTGACCGATGCGGGTGTGAAAGCCGCAGGGGTGCTGCAAAAAGCGCTTGACGCCTTGCCCGACCTGCCCGTCACCGTGTTTGACCAAACACCTTCGAATCCGACCGAGTCTGCAGTTCGCGCCGCAGCGGCCATGTACAAACAGCATGGCTGCGACGGCCTGATCGCAGTGGGCGGCGGCTCGGCGATTGACTGCGCCAAAGGCGTAGCCATTGCCGTGAGCCACGAAGGCCCGCTCAAAACCTACGCCACCATTGAAGGCGGTTCGCTCAAAATCACCGACCGCGTGGCCCCCATCATCGCCGTGCCCACCACCAGCGGCACCGGCAGCGAAGTGGCCCGGGGCGCGATTTTGATTCTGGACGATGGCCGAAAAGTCGGTTTTCACAGCTGGTTTATTGTGCCCAAGGCCGCCATTTGCGACCCCGAATTGACCTTCGGCCTGCCGCCCATCCTGACGGCAGCCACGGGCATGGACGCGGTGGCGCACTGCATGGAAACCTTCATGGCCGCCCCCTTCAACCCGCCTGCCGACGGCATCGCGCTCGATGGCCTGGCCCGGGGCTGGGCCCATATTGAACGCGCCACGGTCAATGGCCAGGACCGCGATGCACGCCTGAACATGATGAGCGCCAGCATGCAAGGCGCCATGGCTTTCCAAAAAGGCCTGGGCTGCGTGCACTCGCTCAGCCACAGCTTGGGCGGCGTCAACCCGCGCCTGCACCACGGCACTTTGAACGCCATGTTTTTGCCCGCGGTGGTGAAGTTCAATGCGGCGGCTGAAAGCGTGCAAAAAGAAAATCGCCTGAACCGCATGGCCCAGGCCATGGGCCTGCAAAGCGGCTCTGACATTCCCGACGCCATCCGCGACATGTGCGCCCGCCTGGGCCTGCCCACGGGCTTGGGTGCGATGGGCGTGACCGAGGGCTTGTTTGATCAGGTCATCACCGGTGCGCTGGCCGACCACTGCCACAAGACCAACCCACGCATCGCCTCAGCAGACGAATACCGGGACATGCTGCTGACCAGCATGTGA
- a CDS encoding TfoX/Sxy family protein, with amino-acid sequence MSDFVPFVQELLEDWAPVSARRMFGGHGLYHEGLMFAIVVDQRLYLKTDEVNRPEFEALGLLPFTYAMKGKDVALSYWAAPDAIFDAPEDAMRWAKSSWHAALRGHLAKAQARARSKAKLADKKAARSRQV; translated from the coding sequence ATGAGCGACTTCGTTCCTTTTGTGCAGGAGTTGCTGGAAGATTGGGCACCTGTGTCGGCCCGCCGCATGTTTGGCGGGCACGGGCTGTACCACGAGGGGCTGATGTTCGCCATCGTGGTGGACCAGCGGCTATACCTTAAAACCGATGAGGTCAACCGACCTGAATTCGAGGCGCTGGGCCTATTGCCGTTCACTTACGCCATGAAAGGCAAGGACGTGGCGCTGTCGTATTGGGCTGCGCCTGATGCGATTTTTGATGCGCCTGAAGATGCCATGCGCTGGGCCAAGTCATCGTGGCATGCTGCTTTGCGAGGCCATTTGGCCAAGGCGCAGGCCAGGGCAAGGTCCAAGGCCAAGTTGGCAGACAAAAAGGCAGCCCGATCCCGACAGGTCTAA